The following proteins are encoded in a genomic region of Spirosoma sp. SC4-14:
- a CDS encoding oligosaccharide flippase family protein has product MSTFKKLASDTALYGVSTILGRMLNFALVPLQTYVFTRPEEMASNVELYSWVAILLVVYTFGLETAFFRFAARRPEDKIKVFDETLSIVFIISAFFSILIILLTPKIVVWLDYPGQELSVIWVALIVAIDAIMAIPFARLRVENRARRFVQAKIINILIVVALNVFFLIFCRDVYNGKYLSVLKPVIDLIYYPSIGPGYIILANLLGNATYFVLLRDAFEGFRFRLNKDEAKTMLIYAAPLMLTSLAGFVNSMTDRLFLQHWLPDNFYPGLTSKDALGIYGNCLKLSVFMALVIQSFKFAADPFFFSRAEDKNSPKLLADVTKWFIIVCVLIWVGVSLNLDVVGLLVSKKYRPGLPVVPLLLLANLFLGVYYNISFWFKLSDKTQFGTLITIIGAAITIAGNIVLIPLLGYMGCAIAFLVSSFLMMVICYGLGEKYYPVPYHIGSAVGYILGAGLLIYASEYIKIPNLWLSVPYHMALFGLFVAVVLVIERNTFLPALERFRKRKVSDKVKA; this is encoded by the coding sequence TGCGCTGGTTCCGTTGCAAACGTATGTGTTCACGCGCCCCGAAGAGATGGCGTCGAACGTAGAATTATATAGCTGGGTTGCCATTCTGCTGGTTGTCTATACGTTTGGGCTTGAAACCGCATTTTTTCGCTTTGCCGCCCGTCGGCCAGAAGACAAAATCAAGGTATTCGACGAAACACTGAGCATTGTCTTCATCATCAGCGCTTTCTTTTCAATACTGATCATTCTGCTCACACCCAAAATTGTTGTGTGGCTCGATTATCCGGGACAGGAATTGTCGGTTATCTGGGTGGCACTGATTGTGGCTATCGATGCCATAATGGCCATTCCCTTTGCCCGCCTGCGGGTCGAGAATCGGGCTCGTCGATTTGTTCAGGCAAAAATTATTAACATTCTGATTGTGGTGGCGCTGAATGTGTTTTTCCTGATCTTCTGTCGGGATGTTTATAACGGAAAATACCTGTCGGTCCTGAAGCCGGTAATCGACCTGATTTATTATCCGAGTATTGGTCCGGGCTATATCATTCTGGCTAATTTGTTGGGCAACGCTACGTATTTTGTGCTGCTACGGGATGCTTTCGAAGGGTTTCGATTCCGGCTCAATAAGGACGAAGCAAAAACAATGCTGATCTACGCGGCTCCGCTGATGCTAACGAGTCTGGCAGGGTTCGTTAACTCTATGACCGACCGGCTGTTTTTGCAGCACTGGCTACCCGACAATTTTTATCCGGGGCTGACCAGCAAAGATGCCCTCGGCATTTATGGTAACTGCCTGAAACTATCGGTGTTTATGGCCCTGGTCATTCAGTCGTTTAAGTTTGCGGCCGATCCGTTTTTTTTCTCCCGTGCCGAAGATAAAAACTCGCCCAAGCTACTGGCCGACGTAACGAAGTGGTTTATTATCGTTTGTGTGCTGATTTGGGTGGGCGTTAGCCTGAATCTGGATGTGGTGGGGTTACTGGTTTCGAAGAAGTACCGACCCGGTTTGCCCGTGGTTCCGCTTTTGTTGCTAGCCAATCTGTTTCTGGGTGTTTACTATAACATCTCATTCTGGTTTAAGCTCAGCGACAAAACCCAGTTTGGAACCCTCATTACGATCATTGGTGCTGCCATAACCATAGCCGGAAACATCGTTCTTATTCCATTGCTGGGCTATATGGGCTGTGCTATTGCCTTCCTGGTATCGAGCTTTCTTATGATGGTGATTTGTTACGGACTAGGGGAGAAGTATTATCCCGTTCCCTATCATATAGGGTCGGCGGTTGGCTATATTTTAGGCGCGGGACTGCTGATCTACGCATCGGAATACATCAAAATCCCGAACCTATGGCTGTCGGTGCCCTATCATATGGCGCTGTTTGGGTTGTTTGTTGCTGTTGTGCTGGTTATCGAACGCAATACCTTTCTGCCTGCACTGGAGCGGTTTCGTAAGCGCAAAGTATCTGATAAAGTTAAAGCCTAA